A portion of the Haliaeetus albicilla chromosome 29, bHalAlb1.1, whole genome shotgun sequence genome contains these proteins:
- the LOC138682649 gene encoding adenylate cyclase type 10-like, which translates to MMASAWERNRYHSQLEKAAAFLPSLLAEDYLKIISPVQAVQGVLLFADISGFTALTEKFIQRAGPERGTDELAQTLNSYLCDILEEVLTFGGDIFKFAGFSFSLGLPASGLALARAVASLILPLLAARGGGGPGVLQLQRSARGRGCQRCRLSAAVAGPGEERCAGAQGLALQDDALPQAHLPQHVGRFLLSLPLSAGRGESGLSRAFPFPSLSPGDAVLVLWRAPPQELAKTISLVLQCSRQIQRKHRNRDTHVGQKIQLKMGISAGPMDLLVVGDRRWQYFLICGEALDEVCEAEALANAGEVILSATSWELCEQHRLRTRRLAGKRAVKVTGMDPMSWSECQDALRKLVQHPGSHRLEGEGAMRPALLLPGGANAYDVLSKYISGAALGKLDDRVPLDLFSELRPVTSVFVQLQLTAGISTVDIRTIIHDASRMMLEILCPHKGEINKIVLFDKGCMFLLVFGLGGEKLRYESIHALQSAIQIFNSCSTMLMEIEAVSVAVTSGTAFCGVTGHPLRHEYTVIGQKVNLAARMMVRYPGLVSCDAVTYASSRLPPYYFKELPERKMKGLSHPGTVYQYVGITKKSIFGMGLAKKRSEYAPLLGREKEIDLFGSCLKAYEDLGQRHILAFEGTMGSGKSHLLTELAYLGQAAGHRVVAMELLEVNVRQSFSAIRMLMARALGLQDSEPCGARQCTLQTKLQGTIEESSFCLLNDIFLVEFPVSDKVRDMRGIERKKELHSTWAKVLEKTIGGEFGIFVIDNAHFIDPASWSIMSPVLRNVSYFMVMSLAPGYARTEGFCKAAADNTMSQKITYLHLDELKPSAVVQEVCQNLKVDSISRDLARFLIQRSSGIPYYCKELLGCLLCNNTLLFRTRRRGEKAEDNWESLIIEASPLTATSSSSAGNDGTVCIIRPDVNPENTVLPATLKEIALAQLDGIKPLKQTILKFAAVIGPVFTTQLLSHILPDGIRHKMNCLLDMLVSDNILKWLKTTEVAEDVRDPTKGPGSSRQAESGVERPSPSKKTTERQSGVLVFCVPLLREAAYELWPERQRVALHRKCAAFLERHAHKCKSCSQGDFVAFHRFTVTSTQEGGSSQGPAEQGDPHSWEALVLAGEQLKRDRTHTPEGALQQQQAFLEEDFGVAGRFLAKSEQTAELPSKTDRKHSGTCSCECKAIVESVLVPLARHYMAMGDAARAFYYLLESAAAYLHVSNSYMALMKLNEAEVLRNSLEKKANVIACFEEATFFSLKGEVRDGQVWRDLPGDGAGCLPRLQGISLASPA; encoded by the exons ATGATGGCTTCTGCCTGGGAGAGGAACCGTTACCActcacagctggagaaagcagcagcttttctccCCAGTCTCCTTGCTGAGGACTACCTCAAGATTATCAGCCCCGTTCAGGCTGTCCAAGGAGTGCTGCTCTTTGCGGATATTTCAG GTTTCACTGCTTTGACAGAGAAATTCATCCAGAGGGCCGGCCCAGAGAGAGGCACTGATGAGCTGGCGCAAACCCTCAATTCCTACCTGTGTGACATTTTGGAGG AGGTGCTGACTTTTGGAGGAGACATCTTTAAGTTTGCTG gcttctctttctccctggGCCTGCCTGCCTCCGGTTTGGCTTTGGCAAGGGCTGTGGCCTCCCTCATTCTGCCCCTGCTG GCTgcgaggggaggaggaggccctggtgtgctgcagctgcagaggagcgCTCGGGGCAGGGGGTGCCAGCGCTGCCGGCTGTCGGCCGCTGTGGCTGGCCCGGGAGAGGAGAGGTGTGCCGGTGCCCAGGGTTTGGCCCTCCAGGACGATGCCCTCCCACAGGCCCATCTTCCTCAGCACGTCGGCCGGTTTCTGCTGTCCCTGCCACTGAGCGCGGGTCGGGGAGAGTCaggtctcagcagagcctttccctttccctcacTTTCCCCAGGGGAtgctgtgctggtgctgtgGAGAGCACCACCCCAGGAGCTGGCTAAGACCATCAGCCTGGTGCTGCAATGTAGCCGGCAGATCCAGAGGAAGCATAGGAATCGTGACACGCACGTGGGTCAGAAGATCCAGCTGAAGATGG GGATCTCTGCAGGGCCCATGGACCTCCTGGTAGTCGGAGACAGGAGGTGGCAGTACTTCTTGATCTGTGGCGAGGCCCTGGATGAAGTTTGTGAGGCCGAAGCGCTTGCGAATGCAGGTGAAGTAATCCTCTCAGCCACCTCCTGGGAGCTCTGTGAGCAGCACCGGCTCAGGACCAGGCGCCTTGCAGGCAAAAGAGCTGTGAAG GTTACAGGCATGGATCCGATGTCTTGGTCAGAATGCCAAGACGCTTTACGCAAGCTTGTACAACACCCAGGGAGCCACCGCTTGGAAGGGGAAG gTGCCATGAGACCTGCTCTTCTCCTGCCCGGTGGCGCTAATGCGTACGACGTGCTTAGCAAGTACATATCGGGAGCTGCTCTCGGGAAG CTTGATGACAGAGTGCCGCTGGACCTCTTCTCTGAGCTACGGCCGGTCACCAGCGTCTTCGTCCAACTGCAGTTGACTGCAGGAATCAGCACAGTGGACATCCGCACCATCATCCACGATGCCAGCAGGATGATGCTAGAAATCCTCTGTCCTCACAAAGGCGAAATCAACAAAATCGTCCTGTTTGATAAA GGCTGCATGTTCCTCCTGGTGTTTGGCCTCGGTGGAGAAAAGCTGCGCTACGAGAGCATTCACGCCTTGCAGAGTGCTATTCAGATCTTCAATTCCTGCTCCACGATGCTCATGGAAATAGA GGCAGTGTCTGTTGCAGTTACCAGTGGGACGGCGTTCTGCGGAGTCACCGGCCACCCTCTGAGGCATGAATACACAG TCATTGGCCAGAAGGTGAATTTGGCAGCCCGGATGATGGTGCGCTACCCTGGGCTGGTGTCCTGTGATGCAGTGACCTATGCCTCCTCTCGGCTGCCCCCTTACTACTTCAAGGAGCTGCCGGAGAGAAAGATGAAAGGCCTCAGTCATCCTGGCACTGTCTATCAATATGTGGGGATCACCAAGAAGAG CATATTTGGCATGGGTCTTGCCAAGAAGAGGTCAGAGTACGCCCCCTTACTGG GTCGGGAGAAGGAGATTGACCTCTTTGGCAGCTGCTTGAAAGCCTATGAGGACTTAGGACAAAGGCACATCCTGGCATTTGAGGGCACGATGGGCTCCGGAAAGAGCCACTTACTTACTGAACTGGCCTATTTAGGCCAGGCTGCTGGCCACAG GGTAGTTGCCATGGAACTGCTAGAGGTCAACGTGAGGCAGTCCTTCTCTGCCATCCGTATGCTGATGGCCAGGGCCCTGGGCCTCCAGGACAGTGAACCGTGCGGTGCCAGGCAGTGCACGCTGCAGACAAAGCTCCAAGGGACAATTGAAGAGAGCAGCTTTTGTCTCCTCAATGACATTTTCCTTGTCGAG TTTCCCGTTTCGGACAAGGTTCGCGACATGCGtggaattgaaagaaaaaaggagttgCACTCGACTTGGGCAAAAGTGCTGGAGAAG acCATTGGAGGAGAATTTGGCATTTTCGTCATCGACAATGCCCATTTCATCGACCCTGCCTCCTGGAGTATCATGTCACCCGTGCTCCGAAATGTCTCCTACTTCATGGTCATGAGCTTGGCGCCGGGCTACGCAAGAACAGAGGgcttttgcaaagctgcagcagaCAACACAATGTCCCAGAAAATCACCTATCTTCATCTGGATGAGCTGAAGCCTTCAGCTGTGGTGCAGGAGGTCTGCCAGAACCTTAAAGTGGACAGCATCTCCAGGGATCTAGCGAG GTTCCTGATCCAAAGAAGCTCGGGGATCCCGTATTACTGCAaggagctgctgggctgcctTCTTTGCAACAACACGCTCTTGTTCCGCACCCGGAGGCGGGGTGAAAAAGCAGAGGACAACTGGGAGAGCCTGATCA TTGAGGCTTCACCCCTCACAGCAACCTCGAGCTCCAGCGCGGGGAATGATGGCACGGTCTGCATCATCAGACCAGACGTGAACCCGGAGAACACGGTGCTGCCCGCCACCTTGAAAG AGATTGCGCTGGCCCAGCTGGACGGGATAAAGCCACTGAAGCAGACGATTTTGAAGTTTGCAGCTGTCATCGGGCCAGTGTTTACCACCCAGCTGCTGTCACACATCCTTCCTGATGGCATCAGGCACAAGATGAATTGCTTGTTGGACATGCTGGTGAGCGACAACATCCTTAAGTGGCTGAAAACCACAGAGGTGGCAGAAGATGTCCGAGATCCTACCAAGGGGCCAGGCAGCTCTCGGCAGGCAGAGAGTG GTGTGGAGAGACCCTCTCCGAGCAAGAAGACCACGGAGCGGCAGTCTGGCGTGCTGGTCTTCTGTGTCCCACTGCTGCGGGAGGCTGCCTACGAGCTGTGGCCCGAGAGACAGCGGGTCGCCTTGCACCGCAAGTGCGCCGCCTTCCTGGAGCGGCACGCGCACAAatgcaagagctgcagccaAGGGGACTTTGTTGCCTTCCACCGCTTCACTGTCACCAGCacccaggagggagggagcagtcAGGGCCCTGCTGAGCAGGGCGACCCTCACAGCTGGGAGGCCTTGGTGCTCGCAGGAGAACAGCTGAAGAGGGATAGGACTCACACCCCTGAGG gtgctctgcagcagcagcaggctttCCTGGAGGAGGATTTTGG TGTGGCAGGACGGTTTCTGGCAAAGAGTGAACAGACAGCTGAGCTGCCCAGCAAGACCGACAGGAAGCACAGCGGTACCTGCTCATGTGAATGCAAAGCCATCGTGGAATCGGTGCTTGTGCCTTTGGCTCGCCACTACATGGCGATGGGCGATGCCGCCAGAGCCTTCTACTACCTTCTGGAGTCTGCGGCTGCCTACCTGCATGTCTCCAACAGCTACATG GCCCTCATGAAGCTGAACGAAGCGGAGGTCCTGAGGAACTCActagagaagaaagcaaatgtgatAGCCTGCTTTGAAGAGGCCACCTTCTTCAGCCTCAAAGGGGAGGTAAGAGACGGGCAGGTCTGGAGGGATCTCCCGGGGGACGGAGCTGGATGCCTTCCGCGGTTGCAGGGGATATCCCTGGCATCTCCAGCC